TTTACAATGTCTGATTTGGGCCGAACTCTAAAGCAGCTCATTATAAACTCCCTCACATAATCACATAACTCGCTCTCGTCATCCTCCAGATTAAGCTTTCTACCTCCTACCCTCACCTACCTAGGGCaggattagggaaaaaaaaaaaaacaaaaaaaaccccacaacaacatGCACATAACCATATCAGGTCAAACTgttcattatttaaaacatttggtATTAAAAAGCTGAACTTCTTTACTGGCTCAAATAAGCATAAAAATGTATGTGCACTTTTGGTATGGCTGACACATGGGCAGGAATactaaattcaaacaaaaaaccctctagCAGTAATTTTTAACTGCTACACTCAaaggttttccttaaaaaaaaaacaaaaaacaaaaaccccaaaaccaaaacccaaagtgAATCAGGTGTGCTGAAAAGATTCAGGGTTcaactaaaaatacatttaattacagTGCACAATGAGCCGCACACACATTAGCCATGTTTGAAAAGCAATGACACTTGCCTGACAGGTCGTACATAGAAGAAACACTCCAAAGACCAGCTCCTTGCCCTAGAGGGAGAAGGCAAGAGGCAGAAAAACAACACAGTAGCTAAGGGCAAGCGGGAGATTAGCTGAGGATCAAGAGCTATTGAATTGGATTGATGTAGTGTATATGATTAAATGAAAAAAGCTGAGGTGTCAAATTTCTACTGCATataaaaaaacacagtaaaaccAACAACTATTGCAGTCTTCACATTATATAGTGCAATCTCAGACGTCAATAACAAGCTAGTATCTccaaacaaaataatatataAGATAAATTTTATCAGGAACCAGTAGTGTCAAAGCATTGTTTCCCTACAAAACTAGGTTAAAATCTATCTTCCACCAGGTAAACACGTGATTCAGCTATATAATGTGTACACCCAGCACCTATGATAATATGCAGTGAACCAAGACTTGCAACTCCcatgtagctttaaaaaaaaaaaaaaatttcaaaacccACAAAGCTCACATACAAGACACTAAAAAGCAAGTCCCCACTGGGGAATATAATCTATCCACTAGTATTTGCCTCATCacacaattttaaatatttaaggtcATCCAATACTTGATTTCCACATCTAATTCTTCTTTAATCCACttattaaaataatctatttttcctcttcctattaAACACATTACTCATGGTTCAATCAAGTTTAGACTATTCCGGCTGATTTCAGTAAtttggagaaaggaagggaaaaaacaaaacaaaacaaaaaagacaaaatcctAACCAGGTGCTGCCAGCAGTTATTCAAGACCTAGCTGGATTTTGTTACAGATTTAAGTTACTATTAAAGTTCAAACATTTAGGAAAAGTAGTTTTCAGAACACCTTGAAAGTTAAAATTGCAGTTGATACTGCAAACACAGTAGGATCTCAAGAACAACTCACCATTATGAAGCAAGGCTATTTCAATTTTTACTGAATTTACACAGTTTTAGATCCAAGTGCACAGATAATCAATTATTTATTAGAAACTTTAAGCATATTGCTTTGAAAGCAGCTCCATAACCTACCGAGTATACTAACTCATGCACTTTTAAGCACCTGTTACTTGGTCATTCAGTACTTAATATGTAAGGCTTACGAGTGGTATAGACGTCTGGAAAAGCTATAGTGGTTTTAtgtcagatttctttaaaaaaaccaattaGTTATAAATTTGAAATGACCATGCTTTTGCATGGGAAAATATCCAGCTATTCCTGAACACTTACATTAATTGAGGGATAACTAATTTTAGTTTATCTTTtctattaaacaaaacaaaacaacaacaaaacccaacaacacatCATGTCAAAACCAGAACCAAAGCTCTGTTGTACTACTGTCCATTAGAgctacaaggaaaaataaagatatatCTGGGACAATGCTATATAGTCCTTCAGCTCTCCTCACATGGTCTTACGGGTTTCAATAGGCTACTCATAAGAATACAGGTTTGTCATCTAGGCATACAGCTGCAACTTACCCACAGAATACATGGGCTTAAGTCTTATGTCTGCAAAGTTTATGAACACGTGTACAGCTATTAAATAATGGattctaatttaaaataaagggatACTAGCTTAGTTTTCCTCTTctagctttaaaataattagcTCTTCCACATGTCATAAAACATGGTCAACAGAAATATAATCATGTAACAATATAAAAAGTGTTGAGGTCAGAAGAGtaaaaagagcttttatttttttccctagcatCTATGAATGGAATGATTTCAGTTCTTTACCAAAAGCCAGAATTTCATTTCTTACTGTAATACTTTATAACAGATGCAAACAACAGTTTCTAATCACTAGGTGTTTCAGTCTCTGCTGGACCTCTAATCAGTCTTCGTATTCCTCTCTTTCCCGCAGGACCTTTTGGTTTAGCAAAACTTTGTTTGTGAGCGTGTTGTTTTGGATGAACCTCTTCATAAAGAAAGTCAGCAGTTAACTCATCACCATTATCTATTtcaatctggggaaaaaaaaccaacatttatCATATTCATCTTAAAGAGATATTTAAGAACATTTAGAAATTTTACTAAAGCTCTAAATACTATTATTAAAAACGTATGTGCAATAACGTTCAGAGTCTAACATGAAATGTTCTCCAACTTGTGCCTAATGCCCTCAGCAATCTTGGATAGTTTTTCTGAGAATCCACTATACTCTTACCAGTATTAAGTGTGATTTGACTTAAtcatttttcctgaaatgtaAGCACAACTACACAATACATATGCCAAAAAACTTCCTCTGTCCCAAGCTTTAGCATAATGTACATgcggacagactttttagtagggcctgtagtgacaggacaaggggtaatggttttaaactaaaagagggtagattcagactagatataaggaagaaactttttacaatgagggtggtgaaacactggaacaggttgcccagagaggtggtagatgccccatccctagaaacattcaaggtcaggttggaggggggtctgagcaccctgatctagttgaagatgtccctgcccatggcagggggggttggactagataacctttaaaggtccctttcaacccaaaccattttatgattctatgattctaatactaACTAGGAGTTACACATTCCATGCAGGAACAAGTCTTTATTTACTCCTCTGTAAAGTAACTTCCTTAATAAAAGATAAGAAAGCAGCATGCAATCTTTCGGAACTACAATTTACTTTCTTTATTCTCCCctctaaaataaaaacttttcattGTCCCAACGTAATCTCCACatttaaagactgaaaatatttcactagTATGTGCTTTAAACACTAATTGTAAAACCAATATGCATACTTATTGTTGTCTCTTGAGACAGAAGGGGAGGAGTACACACAGCTTATATGATTAGCTGGCTACTGCAACTCATCAAATATTCAAGCCAGGGAAAAGCTAACATAAATTTAATGAACAAAAGGGGGAGTTGTTTCGGTTTTTAAATTTAAGCATATGGAAAGAAAGTACTGTTCTCAAGTCAAACCCCACTGTTTTGAATTGCAGGAATTTAGAATTCAGAGAAATGCTTTGGCCCTGCTCTGCTGAGCGTTCAGCACTTCATGCCCTGCGAACCATAGCACTTGACAGACTTGCCAGCCATGGTATTGCTGTTACAAGTACATACTTCTGAAATACGTCTACGGGAATTTCAGGAGTCACATTGTGCATTTATTTCgttgtaaaaaagaaatttctgagaATTAATTACATATAAAAACATGTAGTGATAATCTGCTTAAGTTATGTCACCACAGTAAAAATGGTTAGTATTAACTCTGCTATTTTTTAGGTAGACATAATCCCCACAGAAACCAAGCCTCAAAGTTCTTCTAAATTTACAGCACAAGTGTTAAGAATATAACCATAGGTCACATATTCCATAAATGGACCTCTCCTATGGTCTCTGCTCTGGAGGTGAGAAGCAAGTTACTCTTCATACGCAGTAGTAAAATCTATACAATGTGAAAAGTTCAAATGTGCAAATCCTTGTTTGCCCCATCAAGGACTCGTAAGATAGCAGTTTAAGTTCCAGAACTGcagcttgaaattattttgaaaatccttaAATAACCTTGGTTTTAAAGGAATTTAGTGTTCAACAACAGAAATGTGTTGTGGTCCAAAATATGACAGGTCTTTTAGTAAGAAATCATGTTACTTCTAAATAGTCCTTCAAAGTACTCTCAAATACTCCCTTGATGCACAAGGATATGTTTATTAAAGCTATGGAAGTGTAGAAATTACGAACCAGAGAAAACCTTTCATGACTTAACTTTGTACCCAAAGCTTTATCAACGAGTATTTCTTGTTCAGGACAAACTTTAATAGTTATACAACACTTTTCATTGTTTACAGAAGGTGGTGGCAGAAACAGTTATAGTTAGATATTAAGAAGGGAACAGAGAACGGAGAAGAGAGGATGAAGAAAATACCAGTATACCCAGTGTACGTACCTTTCTAATTATCTGCATCCACAACTGCCTTTCTACAATTTCTAACAGTGGACTTTTGCAACTAGAGTAGAGCATTCGTTCTCGTATACTACAGGTATACCCTGGCATAGAGTAGAtgaaaactgcagggaaaaaaacacaaatcagaCCATAATTACACTCCATCAAAACCTGTatcataaaatcatttacagCAGAGAGGCATTGCAAATCAACTATGCAgtctgaaagggaaaaatgtaacAGCATTCTGGATCTTTTTTGCTTCAGCAAGTGTTTCATTCCAAATGGGGGATCAGAGAATGGCCAGTATCTTTATATTTTCACATGACGACTGATTTATGGGTGTTCATAATTAAAAGGGACAGCTCACTACTTTCTAAACATAAGGACTCTTCAGAGGTCAGTTTCACAACCAAACGACTCTGAAATTTATGTTCATGCTGATAGACAGATTACTTCTATGACACGtttttctctctgcctcaaaATTACTGAAGTACTTGAAACAAGCCAATGAAATTTCATATTGGGAAATTTTCTCATACCTATGGATTCCAAATAGTCTCCTTCATGGGCATGCTTATACAGGAAAAAGTGGTAACGCGCAGCATCCTTTGGAATTCTGTTTGGCAAGTCCTTAAGTTCAGTATGAAGTGTGTTGGCCAAAATAatagtttcatttttcatatcaATTTGCTGTTAACAAAGCAAACTTGAATATAGTTAATACACAGAAAGCAACCGAGAAACCAtgacaagatggaaaaaaaaattgaattatctAATACAGAATGGTAATTTATCAACATACGTCATCAGTGCACATCATTTAATGTGCAGGTAATCTATTTTATACTCACTATTAAAAAATAGTTAAGTATTTTATACTTGCCAGTTGTACATaattcagtttcttatttttcaatttctccAAAGCCTGAATAGCTTCTTTAGCAATGGGGAATGCTACTCCTTGCAATGTTTGGTGCTTGGTATCTACACCAACGTCCGCCTGTACCTGGAACACAAGTCAATTGAGATGTAAACAGAAACCTTTGCAAGCATTCGTTTGGTTTCATACAATAACTGACAATGCATTGCATATGGTTACACACAGAGTTAGCAGTAGCTATTCCGAGAATAAACTACCCTAAAACATCATCCCCATATACAacagatttgcattttttaaCTTACAGGTCACGTTTGCTTGCTTATCTGAAAACAGGTTCATATCTCTGCAGATATGCATATCTCTGTTGCAGAGCCAACAGAATCATCAGAGGGGAAACTGGCTCAAGTGTTAGTGAAGAAGATCTAAGTTAAATTCTGGTACAAAGGTACAATAAGCCAGGAGGAAAGAGCTTGATTTTCATATACTGTGTTATACTTTTGAACTGACAATATTGCTTATAAACTTTGTTGTACCTTGAAAAATTTTAGATCAAAACATACAAATGTCACTTCTAGGGAGTCAAAATttttggaggaagagagagaaattatatCTTATGAGACAAACTGATCTtcctgaaggaaaagcaaagcaacttccctccctcctgctttaataccctccccccaaaagcccataccaaaaagaaagcaaacaaaacaaacaaacaaaatcttaatttttgACTTCTAGAAGGTCtaacacaaagtaaaaaaatccacGGTAACTGCAAGCTCGACAATTGTTCATAATCCAGTTATGTTAGTCACCAATTATTTGAGAGAAAACAACAgttattttaaagccatttatcaagaatttatgtttttcttaatattcatGCAGTTTCCTTAAAATGAGCTCTGGCCTCCAGTTTTCCCAAGTCTCAACTTATTGTGTAAGTATTAGCTTTTGAATATATTGACTTCCTTCTACAATTTCATAAGTACATCTAACATTGGCGATGAAGCAGCAAAAGTCAGAAAAGTGTACAAAATCAGAAATGTGGGTCTTAGATCTATCAACTAGAAGATTTGCAGCTTTAATTAAAGAGAGATGCTAATGAAATATGaaactgataaaaaaataaaacacagatacTTGTGGCAACACTAAATTAGACTCCACATTTTAAGAATAGCTTGTCAGcaacaaggaaagagaagaaagcaggtgGAAGAGCTTACTTTTGTGTAAAGATTGATAAATTTATGAAGAAgattgtataaaaaaaaatttgcaaaatatatCTGCATAAAAGCCTGATTATTAAACATAAAATAGGCATCACAAAAATAATAAGCCATAATAAAATACCATACTATATAAACCATATtaaaatacaagcagaaaaaaaaccaaacataaaaaccAGCTGTGAAGTGTAGGGTTAGGCAAGGGAAGGCAGTAACCCAGCATAACTCCAGatttaagaaaatgaacaaaatctgCTTGTCCATACTGCAATGTATTTCAGACCATTAAATATTTGAATTCACACCATAAGATTTGTTAGTAATGGCTGCTGAGTGGTggataaaatggcagatgaattTTCCTGTGAATAAATGTAAAGTAACGTacgcaggaggaaaaaaaaaaaatctcttttctaccAGTATGGTGATGGGGTTGAGCTAGCTATTACCATTCAGGAGCAAGACCTTGCAGGTCACACTGAATATCTCTGAAAATATAAGCCCAGTGGCCaatcttggcaaaaaaaaatcccaaacaaaacaaaaaaaccccaatactcCCCACCCACAAATGAAATGTTATAAATTGTTAGAAAAAGAGTAGATAACAGAAGACATCATTACGCACTGTAGATATCAATAATACGCCTGCATCTTGAATACCACATGCAGTTctgccttccccatccctccatctcaTAACTTACATAGCAAAACCggaaaaactgcagagaaaagcagaagtatGGAGTGCCTTCTTTAGGAGGAAAAACGACGTAGATTAGGACTCTTCAGCCCAGAAGAGATAACTGATAAGGAATACAACAGAGGTCCACggatatagaatcataaaatagtttgggttggaagggacctttaaaggtcatctagtccaacccccctgcaatgagcagggacatcttcaactagatcaggtggctcagaggCCCCTCCAACTTGacctgaatgtttccagggatggggcatctaccacctctctgggcaacccattccagtgtttcaccatcctcatcataaacaatttcttctttatatctagtctgaatctaccctcttttagtttaaaaccattaccccttgcccTAACGCAACaggtcctactaaaaagtctgtccccatctttattataagccccctttaagcattgaaaggttgcaataaggtgtccctggagccgtcttttctcaaggctgaacaaccccaactgtctcagcctttcctcataggagaggtgttc
This genomic interval from Calonectris borealis chromosome 1, bCalBor7.hap1.2, whole genome shotgun sequence contains the following:
- the TWF1 gene encoding twinfilin-1 isoform X1, which gives rise to MSHQTGIQASGSVKDTFVGARNGQYRLLKIVIDNEQLIVGSSRRPAGSWEKDYDAFVLPLLEDKQPCYILYRLDSQNAQGYEWIFIAWSPDHSPVRQKMLYAATRATLKKEFGGGHIKDEVFGTVQDDVSLNGYKKYLISQSSPAPLTAAEEELRQIKINEVQADVGVDTKHQTLQGVAFPIAKEAIQALEKLKNKKLNYVQLQIDMKNETIILANTLHTELKDLPNRIPKDAARYHFFLYKHAHEGDYLESIVFIYSMPGYTCSIRERMLYSSCKSPLLEIVERQLWMQIIRKIEIDNGDELTADFLYEEVHPKQHAHKQSFAKPKGPAGKRGIRRLIRGPAETETPSD
- the TWF1 gene encoding twinfilin-1 isoform X2, with the protein product MLYAATRATLKKEFGGGHIKDEVFGTVQDDVSLNGYKKYLISQSSPAPLTAAEEELRQIKINEVQADVGVDTKHQTLQGVAFPIAKEAIQALEKLKNKKLNYVQLQIDMKNETIILANTLHTELKDLPNRIPKDAARYHFFLYKHAHEGDYLESIVFIYSMPGYTCSIRERMLYSSCKSPLLEIVERQLWMQIIRKIEIDNGDELTADFLYEEVHPKQHAHKQSFAKPKGPAGKRGIRRLIRGPAETETPSD